CTGAGATCTTCATGGCGGTGGTGCAGCTCGCAGGCAAGCGACATGAAGCTGTCACGAAACGACACACCAAAAAAGACTGGCCAATGCAGATCAAGCAGATTCTCGATGAGCGCTATCCAGAAGCGATCAAAGTTGGGCTGATCATGGACAATCTGAACACTCACAATATTGCCTCACTCTATGACTCGAGTTTACAAATAAGAAACTGGAAAAAGAAGCAAGTCTTTGTTATCGCAGTAAAAAATAACTACTGCTTTTGTAGGACCCTACCGTCCTGG
The DNA window shown above is from Desulfatiglans anilini DSM 4660 and carries:
- a CDS encoding transposase, yielding MDGSCKQLIGEVRDPIPYKPGQPVQIDHEYVINGVAEIFMAVVQLAGKRHEAVTKRHTKKDWPMQIKQILDERYPEAIKVGLIMDNLNTHNIASLYDSSLQIRNWKKKQVFVIAVKNNYCFCRTLPSW